The following is a genomic window from Amycolatopsis sp. BJA-103.
CACCCGCCGGGCGATCTCGCCGGTGTCGAATCCTTCCGCGAGCAGCCGGAGCACCTCGGTCTCACGGGGCGAAAGCCCGCTTAGCGTGAGTTCGCGCGGCTCGAGGACTTCCTTGTGCAGTCGCGAAATCCCCCGCAGCAGGCTGCCGAGCTGGTCGGCGGGCAGATCGCCCCGGCCGGCGTGGGCGTCCGCGACCGCGCGCAGCAGCCGCCCGGGCGTCGCCTCGGAGCGCGCGACGACGACGGCGAGCCCGCGTTCCACCGCGGCCCACAGTTCGGCCTGATTGGGCTTGTCGGCGACGAGCACCAGCCGCGCGGGCCCGGCCGGGATCCGGTGCGGCTCGTTCCCCGCGACCGCGACGAGGACGTCGGCCGCGGCCGGATCGTCCCGCAAGGTGATGCCGGGGCCCGCGCCGAGCGCGCTGCGCAGGCCCGCAAGGACGAGCGGGTCGCCGGCGTGCACGGCGACCCGGATCTCCCGGCGCTCCTCGGCCCGGACGACCGGCCGCACGGGCGTCGTCATGATCGTGGACATGCTTCCAGGTAACCGGCCGCCGGGAAGGGCGGACAAGCAGAAGAAGGGGGCAGCTTTTCGCCACCGCAAGCCTGCCGGTTGAATGGACCGCGGTGAAACCGGTGGAAGCGAGTGAGAAGCGGTCGGTGTTCGGAAAGCTCCTGCTCGAACACCGGCGGGCCGCGGGCTGGACACAGGAGCGGCTGGCCGAGGCCTCGGGGCTGAGCGTCCGCGCCCTGCGCGAGCTGGAACACGGCCGCGCGCGGGCCGCCCAGCAGCGCTCGTCGGAAGTGCTCGCGGACGCGCTCGGCCTGACCGGCGGTGACCGGGAGTTCTTCCTGACCGTCGCGAAACAGGGCAGGCGCCGCAACCCGGCACTGGCCGCCCAGGTCGCGGCGACCTGCTCACTGCCCGCTCCCCTCGCGGATCTCTCCGGCCGGGAAAGCGAACTGGACCAGCTGTCCGCGAAGGTCGCCGAAGGTGGCGGCGTGGTCGCGATCGTCGGGCAGGCCGGGGTCGGGAAGACCGCGCTCGCGGTGACGGCGGCGGACCGGTGGCGCGGGGACTTCCCGGACGGGAGCTACGCCGTCGACCTGCGCGGGATGGACGAAGAACCGTTGAGCGCCCGGGCCGCGCTCGACCGGCTGCTGCGCGCGCTGGACGTCGCGCCGGGGCACGTGCCCGCCTCCGAAGCCGAACGGTCGGCGTTGCTGCGGATGCTGCTCGACGGCCGGAAGGTCCTGCTGCTGCTCGACAACGCCGCCGACGAGGCGCAGGTCCGGCCGCTGCTGGTCACCGGGCCCGGCTGTCTCACCCTGATCACCTGCCGCCGCACGCTCGCCGGGCTCGAAGGCGCGCGCTGGCTGGGGCTCGAGCCGCTTTCGGACGGCGGCGCGACCGGCCTGCTCACCAAGATCATCGGCGAGGAGCGCGTGCGCGCGGAGCCCGCCGCGGCACGGGAACTCGTCGAGCTGTGCGGTCATCTGCCGCTCGCGGTCCGGATCGCGGGCAACCGGCTGGCCACCCGGCCGCAGTGGTCGCTCGCCCAGCTGGCCGACCGGCTGCGCGACGAGAGCACCCGCCTGCGCGCGCTCGCGGCGGGCGATCTGCAGCTGCGATCGGCGTTCGACCTGTCCTATCGCGCGGTTTCGGCCGGGGCGCGACAGCTGTTCCGGCGGCTGGCGACCGTTCCCGGCGCGGACTTCGGTCCCGAACTCGCGGCCGTCGTGTCCGGCGCGACCGACGCCGACGTCCGTGACCACCTCGACGAACTCGTCGACGCCAGCCTCCTGCAGACCACGGCCGAGCCGGAACGCCACCAGTTCCACGATCTGATCCGCCTGTTCGCCGAAGAACGGTTCGAGGCGGAGGAGGACCCGTCCGCGCGGGACACCGTGCTCGCCCACCTGCTCGACAAGGCGGCCGAAGCGGCCCGGTTGTTCTACCCGAAAGCACCGGAGACCGGGCGGTTCGGCTCACGGGACGAGAGCGCCCGCTGGCTGGACGTCGAAGGCGGGAACTGGGTCGCCGCGCAGCGGGTGGCGGCGCGGAAGGGCTGGCACCGGGAGGTCAGCGATCTCGCCGTCGCGCTGCACTGGTACTCCGACGGACGGAGTGCCCAGCGGCCGTGGCTGGAGATCTTCTCGCTCGGCGCGGCCGCGGCGAGCGAGCTGGGCAACGCCAGGGACGAGGCGAAGCTGCTCAACTTCGTCGGCTGGGCCTGCAGTGTCTGTCTCGACGACGAAGAAGGCGCCGTGGCGGCACATCGCCGCGCGCTGGACATCGCCACCCGGGTCGGCGACCGCACCGAGCAGACCTGGGCGTCCATCTATCTCGGCCAGGTGCTGCGGTACATCGGCGAGACCGCGGAAGCGTTCGAATACGCGAAACGCGGGTACGAATCGGCGGACGAACTGCCGTTCTGGGACGGGCAAAGCTCGGCCCGGAACGTCTACGGGCACTCGCTGCGCGCGGCCGGGCGGTACTCCGAAGCGCTCGCCGTTTTCCGTGCCGTCCTCGCCGACGCCGAACGGCTGGCGGCCGACACCTACCCCGGACTCCACCGGATGCTGAAGGCACTGTGCCTGCGCGCCATCGGCGACGTGCTCGGGGATCTCGCCGAATGGCGGGAAGCGGCGGGCTACTACCGCACCAGCCGATGGCTCTCGTGGGAAGGCGGATTCGCCGCGATGGAGGCGATCTGCGCGCTCCGCGAGGGGCGTGCCTGGCGGGAAGCGGGCGCCTTCGAGGAGGCCAGGGAGTGCCTCACCCTGGCCGTCGAGCTC
Proteins encoded in this region:
- a CDS encoding helix-turn-helix transcriptional regulator, translating into MSTIMTTPVRPVVRAEERREIRVAVHAGDPLVLAGLRSALGAGPGITLRDDPAAADVLVAVAGNEPHRIPAGPARLVLVADKPNQAELWAAVERGLAVVVARSEATPGRLLRAVADAHAGRGDLPADQLGSLLRGISRLHKEVLEPRELTLSGLSPRETEVLRLLAEGFDTGEIARRVAYSDRTVKNILHGLLSRFGLRNRTHVVAYALREGLI
- a CDS encoding ATP-binding protein, translated to MKPVEASEKRSVFGKLLLEHRRAAGWTQERLAEASGLSVRALRELEHGRARAAQQRSSEVLADALGLTGGDREFFLTVAKQGRRRNPALAAQVAATCSLPAPLADLSGRESELDQLSAKVAEGGGVVAIVGQAGVGKTALAVTAADRWRGDFPDGSYAVDLRGMDEEPLSARAALDRLLRALDVAPGHVPASEAERSALLRMLLDGRKVLLLLDNAADEAQVRPLLVTGPGCLTLITCRRTLAGLEGARWLGLEPLSDGGATGLLTKIIGEERVRAEPAAARELVELCGHLPLAVRIAGNRLATRPQWSLAQLADRLRDESTRLRALAAGDLQLRSAFDLSYRAVSAGARQLFRRLATVPGADFGPELAAVVSGATDADVRDHLDELVDASLLQTTAEPERHQFHDLIRLFAEERFEAEEDPSARDTVLAHLLDKAAEAARLFYPKAPETGRFGSRDESARWLDVEGGNWVAAQRVAARKGWHREVSDLAVALHWYSDGRSAQRPWLEIFSLGAAAASELGNARDEAKLLNFVGWACSVCLDDEEGAVAAHRRALDIATRVGDRTEQTWASIYLGQVLRYIGETAEAFEYAKRGYESADELPFWDGQSSARNVYGHSLRAAGRYSEALAVFRAVLADAERLAADTYPGLHRMLKALCLRAIGDVLGDLAEWREAAGYYRTSRWLSWEGGFAAMEAICALREGRAWREAGAFEEARECLTLAVELSPGPSFKARREQALAELALLPDA